The genome window ATCACTGAGGTAACTTTAGATAATAATATCGGTGTTTTTGTCAATCATTCTTTTGGGTTTGGCGGAAATAACTCTGTGGTGGTTTTTAAAAATTATTTACAGGATACTGAGAATTGTTAAATGAAAGAAGGAAATCGGGCATGTGCACAAATACTGTAATAGTTACAGGGGGGTCAAGAGGCATAGGGTTTGAAACAGTCAAGTTATTTCTGAAAAATTCCTACTCCGTGGTATATACTTATTTGCATAGCAATAAGCACTATGAGGAATTAAAGGATATTGCATATAAAAACAATGTTGTGTGTGATTGCTATAAGCTTGACATTTCGAACTCTAACGAAGTTGGAATTTTTAAAGACTGGTTTATTCAGAAAAAATATGATCTTGCAGGTCTGGTCAATAATGCGGGCATAACAAGCAACAGCTTACTCATCAACATGTCTGACGAAACATGGCATGATGTTATTAATGTAAATATGAACGGAACATTTTATATGTGCCGGGAATTTGCAAAACTCATGCTTGTGAAAAGAAAAGGATTTATTGTCAATATTTCATCAACACACGGTATTCACGGAACTATCGGAGGTGCAAACTATGCTGCATCCAAGGGTGGAATAATCGCGTTTTCAAAGTCTCTGGGTTTGGAGCTTGCCAAATTTGGAATAAGAGTCAATGTTTTAGCTCCTGGCTATATTGAAACTGATATGATTGCAGACTTTGGAGAGAAGCAGCACGATTCTCTTAGGAAAAAGATTTCGCTTAATCGCTTCGGAACACCGAACGAGGTTGCACAGATGGTCATGTTCTTGGCAAAAGGGGATCATTTTTGCCAAAACTCTGTTATCACCATGGATGGCGGGTTGATATAAATTGCTTTTAAAAGGGTGTGAAGTTGTGACTAATTTAACAGAGCAATCCAAAATATATAATAAAAAAACGGAAAAATATCTTGCCGGAGGTGTACATTATAATTTTAGAAGAAGCTGGGACGCTACAAAAGTACACTTTACGGATGGACAGGGAACACGTGCATGGGATTTGGACGGCAATGAATATCTTGACTTCTTTTGTAAGTTCGGAGCCAATATTCTGGGTCATAAAAATCCTGAATATATAGATGCCATAAAAGGTGCTCTTGACCGGGTAGTAGCAACAAGCCTGGCATATATGGAATATGATTTATGTAAAAAAATCTGCGAAATTTTTAGCTCGGTCGATAAAGTCCGCTTTTCGTTGAGTGGAACAGAGGCGGTTCAAAACGCATTAAGACTTGCTCGGGGATATACTGGAAAACCTAAATTTATTCGTTTTATTTCACACTATCATGGGAATTCAGACAATATTATGGGCGGAAAGCCTGCGGACAATATTGATTATTATCCTGTTGAATACAACGGCGATCCCCGCGGAACATACGGCCGCGCCTTAGACATCATGGGAAAGCAGTCTTATATGCTCCCATGGAATGATGCGAAAATACTAAAATCATTTGTTGAAACCCATAAGGACGAATTGGCTGCAATTATTACAGAGCCAATTTGCGTGAATACCAAAAGTATGACTCCCTCATCGGAATATCTGACTGCTCTCAGGGACCTATGTACACAAAATAACATTGTTTTAATCTTTGATGAAGTAATTACCGGGTTCAGGGTGGCTTTAGGAGGTGCGCAGTCATTATTTGGAATCAAGCCGGATCTTACTATTTTGGGAAAGGCTGTTTCCGGCGGTGCCATGCCTTTATCTGTTATTGGTGGCAAACAGGAGATCATGGATTTATATAGTACTAACAAGGTCACTCATGGCGGCACGTTCAACGGATACACATTAGGTTTGGTCGCTGCCAATACAACAATAGATATACTGGCACGTAACAGTGGAGAGATCTATAAACATATGGAATGTCACTTTTCAGAATTACTTGCAAAGTTTAAGGAAGCGGCCTTGCATTACGGTTTTCACATTGATATCCATGGACACCCAACATGCAGTTCGTTTTCCTGCAGCAGGTGGGAGCCTAATGCCAACGTACTCCCTGATGTGTTGGAAACCGTGATAAGCAGAGCGATGTTTGACCATGGAATACTATTATCAAACAGGACGACTTTTTATTCAA of Clostridia bacterium contains these proteins:
- a CDS encoding SDR family oxidoreductase, producing MCTNTVIVTGGSRGIGFETVKLFLKNSYSVVYTYLHSNKHYEELKDIAYKNNVVCDCYKLDISNSNEVGIFKDWFIQKKYDLAGLVNNAGITSNSLLINMSDETWHDVINVNMNGTFYMCREFAKLMLVKRKGFIVNISSTHGIHGTIGGANYAASKGGIIAFSKSLGLELAKFGIRVNVLAPGYIETDMIADFGEKQHDSLRKKISLNRFGTPNEVAQMVMFLAKGDHFCQNSVITMDGGLI
- a CDS encoding aminotransferase class III-fold pyridoxal phosphate-dependent enzyme, which encodes MTNLTEQSKIYNKKTEKYLAGGVHYNFRRSWDATKVHFTDGQGTRAWDLDGNEYLDFFCKFGANILGHKNPEYIDAIKGALDRVVATSLAYMEYDLCKKICEIFSSVDKVRFSLSGTEAVQNALRLARGYTGKPKFIRFISHYHGNSDNIMGGKPADNIDYYPVEYNGDPRGTYGRALDIMGKQSYMLPWNDAKILKSFVETHKDELAAIITEPICVNTKSMTPSSEYLTALRDLCTQNNIVLIFDEVITGFRVALGGAQSLFGIKPDLTILGKAVSGGAMPLSVIGGKQEIMDLYSTNKVTHGGTFNGYTLGLVAANTTIDILARNSGEIYKHMECHFSELLAKFKEAALHYGFHIDIHGHPTCSSFSCSRWEPNANVLPDVLETVISRAMFDHGILLSNRTTFYSNTAICKDDIDLFSSRLNAVFEHSASKLENMKV